The Treponema phagedenis DNA segment AGAGCTCCTGCAATGACCCCTTCATGTAAGCAAGCTAAGCCTAAATATAAATGAAAAGAAAATGATTCGTGATAGTCCAATACACAGGGTTCCAATAATGATATAACTTCATTATATTTTTTCTGTACAAATTTTTTTTTCGCTCGTTCAAGTACTGATAGTGCCATAATTATTCCTGTATATCTTTAATAGCTTTATCCGTTTGATCCGTTAAATCATATATTGCTTCGTCCGAAACAATATCCGGATTTTCTTCAACTTTTTCTATTTTTTGCAAAAGTTTTTGTATATAGTCGTAATTCTTTTTTATTCTTTCGCTTTCCGTTTCCGCTATAGTTATAGAATCTCTTATTCTCTGAGCAGTTAATAAGCAGTAGTCTGCGCATCCGACAATCATTGAAACAGTCATTATGCTGCCTTTTTTAAGAAGTTTTTCTTTCCAAATAAAAAGCATCGCGGCATCGCTTACTGAATTTCCTTTTGTAAACGATCTTCCCTGTTGGTAGTGCGGAAGCCATTCATGGCCGGTAAGTCTGTTTCTGTTTGCAGCGTATACATTTATCGGAGTAATTGCTTGAGGGTGCTTTAGCAAAAAAAGACAGGCTGCATTCACATCGGAGGATACTATCGTAGCATCTTTTTCAGTATCAAGTCGAAGAAGTATTTCTGAAGTTATATCGCGTTTTGTGTCCGTGTATAAAAAACGTTTTTTGTTTTCTCCCAACGATGAATCTATTAATGCTTTAAAAGCGGCAAAAACTGAATTTTCAGAAAGATTATGCACGGAAATGTCAATCTTTAAATACTGCCCGCCTAATTCTTTTTCACCGGGAATAAAATAAAACGTTTGTGTTACTTTAAAATCCTTTGAAATCTGAAAAGTCATTACTATCCGATTGTCAATTTTTTCCGCAAAAATTGTTGAGCCGATCTTTTTAATAAGAGGATATACTGTTCGGTTAAAATGTAAAGAAATTACATTAACACTGCCGCTTCGCGTACTGTCGTATAGCGGTGTGTAATTTTTTTTACAAACATCAAATCGATATAACGTAAAACTGCCTGTTTTAGGATATACCATAACTTTTAAAAATCCGGAACTTAACTCAAGAGCTTCATTTGCGGCAGCACTAACAAGCATTCCGATACCAATACAAAAAATGAGTATGCTCTTTTTAGTAAATCTCCTCATTTACTTTGTCTCCTTTAACAGGTTATCATACATAAATTTGAGCTTGCGCGCCTTTGTCCGCAACTCTTCCAAAGCCTTTCTGCGCTTATTCGGGTCAGCGTAATCGGCAGGTAAAGACGGCGATTTTTCTTCCGGAGCCGGCGGTTTTTCCGTTGAGGAAAGCATCAGTGCTGCGGAAAGTTCTTGGTTCTTCATTTCAACCATTGTAAGCGCATCATAAAGCTCTATATTTTTTTGGCGCTCTTCCTTTAAAAGCTGCTCAAGCTCCGCCGTTCTGGGATCCTTATTCATCTCTCCTATTTTTTTTTGATAAGCTTCAATCGTTTGATTATAAATTTTCTCACGTTTTTCAGACTCTTCTGTTAAACGTAAAAACTCTTCATGACTCATTTTTAGCAGCTTTAATAGTTCTTCCTGCGTTTTTGACTGATCAATCAATGCTATCTTATATCGCGCCGCCTCAACCTTTGCCGACTGAGGATGATCAATTAAAATACGTGAAAAAATACTCCGCGCTTCTGGAAATCTGCCTGTCAAATAAAGGTTTTCTCCTATCCAATAATATGCGGAAGGCACCTGACTGTGATTTGCCCACCGTTTAATAAATGCATATAACTCATTTATTGAATTTTCATGCGCGCCACAAAGGCAAAATATTCTTCCCCGCTGGTATACCACTTCCGGCATTCTTTGGCTTCGAGGATTTGCCTGAATAAACTTTTCAGCTTGAGTTAAAGCAATTTGATAATTATGCGCGGAAGCGTGAGCCATAATAAGCCAGTACCAAGCTTCATTATATTGCGCACTTTGGGGCTTCATTGCTTTTTGAAATGAAAAAATTGCGGAAGACCAGTCCGAGCGCGCATAGGCATCAAGACCCGCCGTCAAGTAGTCTTGAGAAAAACTAAAAGCCGAAGAAAAAAGAATACATACACATAAAAGTAAATATCTTTTCATACCCGCAATTCTCCTGAAAAAAACGATGAGCCCGAAACAATAATATCCGCTCCTGCTTCCGCTGCAACGGGAAGTGTTTGACTATTGATTCCTCCGTCTACGGAAATAAGATACGATAATTTTTTTTCTTCGCGTATTTTTTTTAACTGTCGTATTTTTTCTATACATTCGGGGATCATCTTTTGACCGCCAAACCCGGGATTAACGGACATCACAAGCACAAGATCAGCGAACGGTAAAACTTCCTGTAAAACGGAAACCGGCGTTGAAGGCACTAAACTTATTCCCGGCTTCATTCCGTACTCTCTGATTAAACCGATAAGCCTATGGGCATGCACCGCTGCTTCAATATGAAAAGTAAAATATTCGGCA contains these protein-coding regions:
- the rpe gene encoding ribulose-phosphate 3-epimerase; this translates as MRKSFLLAPSLLSADFSKLGSELIYIEENGGKLIHVDVMDGHFVPNLSFGAPVLKSLKGKTSLPFDVHFMVTNPSDFVKDFAEAGAEYFTFHIEAAVHAHRLIGLIREYGMKPGISLVPSTPVSVLQEVLPFADLVLVMSVNPGFGGQKMIPECIEKIRQLKKIREEKKLSYLISVDGGINSQTLPVAAEAGADIIVSGSSFFSGELRV
- the bamD gene encoding outer membrane protein assembly factor BamD, which encodes MKRYLLLCVCILFSSAFSFSQDYLTAGLDAYARSDWSSAIFSFQKAMKPQSAQYNEAWYWLIMAHASAHNYQIALTQAEKFIQANPRSQRMPEVVYQRGRIFCLCGAHENSINELYAFIKRWANHSQVPSAYYWIGENLYLTGRFPEARSIFSRILIDHPQSAKVEAARYKIALIDQSKTQEELLKLLKMSHEEFLRLTEESEKREKIYNQTIEAYQKKIGEMNKDPRTAELEQLLKEERQKNIELYDALTMVEMKNQELSAALMLSSTEKPPAPEEKSPSLPADYADPNKRRKALEELRTKARKLKFMYDNLLKETK